The nucleotide window ATCCCCATTCTGTGGGCCATGCTGATAATTGCCGGAACCAACCCCTTCTTTTCTAGTTTTCCATCCATACGATTAACAAAAGACTGGTCAATCTTAAGCGTATTTACAGGGAAACTGTCCAGGTAACTCAAAGAAGAATAGCCAGTGCCAAAGTCATCAATACTTAACTGGATTTTGCGAGCTTTGAGTTGATCTAAAATTATGAGAGCAGATTCCTTATTTTCCATTATGGCACTTTCGGTGATCTCCAGCTTTAAAGTTTGAGGATTCAAATCAGTTTTCTGAAGAACTTGTGCAATCTGTTCAATTAAGTTGGGCTGCGAAAGCAGCCGTACCGAAAGATTGACGCCCATCGTTAACAGTTCTTCAGTTGCGTGCTGCTTCTGCCAGATACTTAGTTGATGGCAAGCTTCTTGCAATACCCAAGTGTCGATCGAGGCAATCAAACCCGTTTCTTCCGCCACCGGAATAAACTCGACTGGAGGAACTAAACCGCGAGTGGGATGTTTCCAGCGTACCAGCGCTTCAAATCCGCTAATTCTGCCTGTATATAGGGAGACGATCGGCTGATAGTAAACGATAAATTCTTTCCGTTCCACAGCCCTTCGCAGGTCATTTTCTAGCTGTAAAAGTTGGAGGGCTTGTTGGTGCATAGCTGGATCGAAAACGTGATACCTCGCTTTTCCTAGTGCCTTAGCGCGATACATTGCGGTGTCGGCATTCCGCAGCAGATATTCTGGCTTATCGTCGTAAGTATTGCTCAGAGCAATGCCAATACTCGCATTGATAAATACTTCATATCTGGATAGTTGAAAAGGAGTTAATAGCTCTTGAAGAATTTGTTCGGCAACTTGTGTAGCCATGCCAATATCTGTAATATTTTCTAGGAGAATGGCAAATTCGTCTCCGCCTAATCGTGCTAGAGTATTAACAGGTTTTAGAGAGCCTTCCAGTCGGCGAGCGATCGCAATCAGCAATTCATCTCCCACCAGATGACCGAGGGAATCATTGACGATTTTGAAGCGATCGCAATCCAGAAACAGCACTGCAAACCGATAATCCGGCAGTTCTTTAGCGCGTTTGAGACTCTCTGACAAGCACTCCATAAATAGCGCCCGATTCGGCAAGTTAGTGAGCGCATCGTGCAGCGCCATGTGCAGCAGTTGATTTTGAAGTTGCTTGCGCTCAATAATTTCTCGCAGGAGTTCTTGATTTGTCACCTCCAGCTGAAAAGTGCGCTCTTTAACCCGTTCTTCGAGTTCAAGATTAAGTTGGTTAATTTTTATTTCTGCATCCCTTAGTGCCAGTTGACTTTTGACGCGAGCTATAACTTCTTCAAACTGAAACGGCTTGGTGATGTAGTCAATACCGCCAACTTTAAACCCTTTTACTTTGTCGAAAACATCATTTAAGGCGCTTATAAAAATCACCGGAATCTTGCAAGTTGGCTCGTCCGCTTTCAGACGCAGACAAACTTCATACCCATCCATATCGGGCATCATAATATCGAGTAATATCAGATCCGGCAAAATCATTTGACACGAAGTAAGCGCTATTTGCCCGTTCAAAGCTTTGCGGACATTATACCCCTGCTCCGTGAGAATCTTGGCTAAAAAACGCAGGTTTGCTGGCGTATCATCAACTATGAGAATATCTTTTTTAGACAACTCAACCCGCTCGTCATTCATTTCGCACCCTCTTGTGTCAATTGCATAATCTTTTCAAACTGAAAGTTATTTGCTAAATCTGTAATAGCGTCTGCCAAAGCGGATTTTTCTGGAGGAATTTGTTCTAGCAAATCCAAAATTATCTCATCGCTGCATTGAACTGCGGCATGGTATAACTCTGCTATCCACTCAGCAGACATTTCAGACAAAAGAGAAACTAAATCTGCTTCTGGCAAAAAATTTGTTGGCTGCATTGCGTTCGCTATTATATCTTCTTCTTCTTCATAGATATATTGAACACCTAGATGTTGGCTGATTTTTCCTAACAAAACCTCCTCTCGAAATGGCTTACCAACAAAATCGTCACACCCAATTGACAGAATCGTCTGTCGCTGTTCGTCGAAAGCACTAGCAGTAAGGGCAACGATCTTAGTTGTCTTACCCAGAGGATGTGCTTTAATCTGTTTAGTCGCTTCATAACCATCCATCACTGGCATCCTCATGTCCATCAAGATCAGGTGCGGTAACCAACTTGACCAGGCGCTAACTCCCTCTAGACCATTTTCCGCCACCTGCACGGAGAAGCCGATTAATGTGAATAGTCTGACTAACAAAAGACGGCTTTCTCTAGCGTCGTCAACTACCAAAATGCGATATTCGGGCTGATTTGGCGCTAAACCAATTACTTTGCGTTTACTTTGAGGTGTCTTAATTTCAGCCGCGTCAGTCAATTTTATTTGAATATCAAAACTAAACAAAGTTACCTTGCCAGGGGTACTGCTGACTCTAATATCTCCACCCATCAATTGTACGTATTTTCGGCTAATAGGTAAACCCAATCCCGTTCCTTGCTGAGATTTACGCCCCGTTTCTGTTTGCCCAAAAGCTTTAAATAAAAGGTCTATTTCTTCGGAGTCGATCCCGGGGCCAGTGTCTTCAATTTCAAAATATAAGGATTGGTTATTGATACTTTCTTCCCCATTCAGCAAGCCCCTTTTTACTCGCAAGGACACACTACCTTTTTGGGTAAATTTAATGGCATTACCGAGCAAGTTAATCAAGACTTGACGCAATTTACTCTCGTCTGCTAGCACATATTGAGGCAGTTCTGATGCAGATTCAAATCGGAGTTGTAGACCCTTGGATTCGGCTTTGAATCGCAGCATTTTTTCTAGACTTTCTATCAAGGAAATTAAGTCAAAGCTGTTTTCATTTAATGTGGTTTGGCCTGCCTCGATTTTGGACATTTCGAGAATGTCGTTAATCAGTTCGAGCAGATGTTCGCCAGCACGATTGATAATTACTAGGTTTTCCTGTTGCTGGCTAGATAGAGAACTGTCACGACTCATCACTTGGGTAAAACCGAGTATAACATTGAGTGGTGTTCTCAGTTCGTGACTCATGTTGGCGAGAAATTCGCTTTTGGCGCGGTTGGCTGCATCGGCGGCTAGAGCAGATTTTTGTAGTGCTTGTGATTGTTTCTGAGTTTGTTCGAGTAATTCGGCTTGCTGCAAAGCAACTCCCAACTGATTGCCAATTTGAACTACGACATTAATTTCTGTTGTTTTCCATTGGCGCGGGGCAGAATTTTGATAAGTTCCCAACAATCCCCAAAGTTTATTGCCAGAGAAGATGGGGACAATGATATAAGCTCTAGCTTGAAATCGCTGCAAGAGTTGGAGGTAACAAGGGCTAAAATTAGCCGAGTAAATGTCTTCGACAACTAAATAGCTTGCGCCTTCGCTGTATACACCGCCTTTGGTTTCTTGCAGATAAGTATCCCGCATTATCAGGGAATCTATGCTATTGAGTATTTTCACAGTGCAATGCTCATCTTCAACTGTATTTTCGGCAAAATTGGGGTAATTGGCTTGTTCTTGCAGTAGAGAAGTCCACTCATTTCCTACAGACTCTGCGAGTAATTCTCCACTCCAGTCAGGATGAAAATGATAGACTACAACGCGATCGCAATCGATGACTTGCCGCAATTCTTGGGTTGTGGCAGCAAATATCGTTTCAATATCCAAAGTTTGGCGCATTCTTTGAATAACTTGGGCTAGAGCTTTCTCCCGTTCTGCACTCTCCTGCAATGCCTCCTCTACCTGTTTGCGTTGGGTAATATCGGCCATTGTCCCGGTCACTCGGTAAGCTTTACCGGAAGAGTCGCGCTGGCATTTAGCTTTCGCCTCAACCCACAACCATTGACCATCTTTGCGTTGTATTCGATGGGTGTTCTGATAAATGGCGGTTTTGCCCTCAAGGTGGGTTTGAAAATCTCCCAAAGCTTTGGGTAAATCATCTGGATGCACTCTATCTAACCAGGTGCTAATTAGATATGGCAATTCTCCTTCGCTGTAGCCGAACATTTTCATCCAAACAGGAGAGAAATAAACTCGATCGGTCCTCAAGTCGCCATCCCAAATGCCGTCATTGGTGCCGGAAACAGCTAGCTGGAAGCGTTCTTCACTTTCTTTGAGGGCTGCTTCTGTGCGTTTGCGATCGCTAATATCGGTAATCGTACCGACGTAGCCTTTAATTTCTCCGTTATCCCCAATTTCTGGCAATGCTTGACCGATTACCCAAACTAGAGTCCCATCAGGGCGCAGGAAACGATACTCAGACTTAAACTCCACCCTA belongs to Argonema galeatum A003/A1 and includes:
- a CDS encoding PAS domain S-box protein → MTQKQVNDFKANILVVDDNAEDLKLLMGMLSSKGYRVRVAPNGSLALKSVKSSPPDLILLDIMMPGIDGYEVCQHLKENSQSSDIPIIFFSALNQVFNKVKAFSIGGVDYIIKPFHEEEVLARVENQLRVQSLQKQLAEQNAQLQQEICYRICAEEALRSSANKLREQNIILANLAKIKALNQGNVKTAIQEITEVTAHNLAIERASVWLYEETKTKLKCFDLFEHSLNQHSQGFELTILDYPAYFQALDRDEPIASVDAHADPRTKEFSESYLTPLGISSMLDTPIRLGGATVGVLCLEHIGSARDWTPEDQNFSRSIADLISLALEAREHHRAEAARHSSEEKLASAFRSSPDPIGLVTFPQGRYIEVNDSFCNFFGYSRAQTIGRTVRDLNMWVNLEDRHKILQIVQEKRAIRNYEVDFRTASGEIKTVLFSAELIEIDGQECLLGTKKDITDRKKADLALKSATERLQYLLTSSPAIIYSCNAGEDFGTTFISRNVRAMLGYEVQEFLEDSSFWSYHIHPEDVHRIFIGLANLLSQRSYSCEYRFLHKDGTYRWVYDQRRLVRDKAGNPVECIGYWVDISDRKQTEFALQQSQRRYQTLAEASPVCIFNTDADGNCLYVNQRWSEITGLCLEMASGQGWTSNLHPDDRDRVFADWAFAVEARVEFKSEYRFLRPDGTLVWVIGQALPEIGDNGEIKGYVGTITDISDRKRTEAALKESEERFQLAVSGTNDGIWDGDLRTDRVYFSPVWMKMFGYSEGELPYLISTWLDRVHPDDLPKALGDFQTHLEGKTAIYQNTHRIQRKDGQWLWVEAKAKCQRDSSGKAYRVTGTMADITQRKQVEEALQESAEREKALAQVIQRMRQTLDIETIFAATTQELRQVIDCDRVVVYHFHPDWSGELLAESVGNEWTSLLQEQANYPNFAENTVEDEHCTVKILNSIDSLIMRDTYLQETKGGVYSEGASYLVVEDIYSANFSPCYLQLLQRFQARAYIIVPIFSGNKLWGLLGTYQNSAPRQWKTTEINVVVQIGNQLGVALQQAELLEQTQKQSQALQKSALAADAANRAKSEFLANMSHELRTPLNVILGFTQVMSRDSSLSSQQQENLVIINRAGEHLLELINDILEMSKIEAGQTTLNENSFDLISLIESLEKMLRFKAESKGLQLRFESASELPQYVLADESKLRQVLINLLGNAIKFTQKGSVSLRVKRGLLNGEESINNQSLYFEIEDTGPGIDSEEIDLLFKAFGQTETGRKSQQGTGLGLPISRKYVQLMGGDIRVSSTPGKVTLFSFDIQIKLTDAAEIKTPQSKRKVIGLAPNQPEYRILVVDDARESRLLLVRLFTLIGFSVQVAENGLEGVSAWSSWLPHLILMDMRMPVMDGYEATKQIKAHPLGKTTKIVALTASAFDEQRQTILSIGCDDFVGKPFREEVLLGKISQHLGVQYIYEEEEDIIANAMQPTNFLPEADLVSLLSEMSAEWIAELYHAAVQCSDEIILDLLEQIPPEKSALADAITDLANNFQFEKIMQLTQEGAK
- a CDS encoding GGDEF domain-containing response regulator produces the protein MNDERVELSKKDILIVDDTPANLRFLAKILTEQGYNVRKALNGQIALTSCQMILPDLILLDIMMPDMDGYEVCLRLKADEPTCKIPVIFISALNDVFDKVKGFKVGGIDYITKPFQFEEVIARVKSQLALRDAEIKINQLNLELEERVKERTFQLEVTNQELLREIIERKQLQNQLLHMALHDALTNLPNRALFMECLSESLKRAKELPDYRFAVLFLDCDRFKIVNDSLGHLVGDELLIAIARRLEGSLKPVNTLARLGGDEFAILLENITDIGMATQVAEQILQELLTPFQLSRYEVFINASIGIALSNTYDDKPEYLLRNADTAMYRAKALGKARYHVFDPAMHQQALQLLQLENDLRRAVERKEFIVYYQPIVSLYTGRISGFEALVRWKHPTRGLVPPVEFIPVAEETGLIASIDTWVLQEACHQLSIWQKQHATEELLTMGVNLSVRLLSQPNLIEQIAQVLQKTDLNPQTLKLEITESAIMENKESALIILDQLKARKIQLSIDDFGTGYSSLSYLDSFPVNTLKIDQSFVNRMDGKLEKKGLVPAIISMAHRMGISAIAEGVETQDQLTQLRTLNCDFGQGYLFSKPLDSKLAFDLLASEPQW